One part of the Fusobacterium pseudoperiodonticum genome encodes these proteins:
- a CDS encoding ROK family protein — protein sequence MKHYIGIDLGGTNTKIGVVDLEGNLIISKIIKTHSKQKVDKTLERIWETSKELLVKCDIPLFSVLGIGIGIPGPVKEQSVVGFFANFDWEKNMNLKEKMETLTGIETRIENDANIIAQGEAIFGAAKGKKSSITIAIGTGIGGGIYLNGSLLTGMSGVAGEIGHMKVVKDGKTCGCGQNGCFEAYASASALVKEAKERLKLNEDNLLYKEINGDLDELEAKNIFDAARKGDQFSKDLIEYESDYLALGIGNLLNIFNPECIVISGGISLAGDEILIPVKEKLKKYTLLPALENLEIKTGVLGNEAGVKGAVALFI from the coding sequence ATGAAACATTATATTGGTATTGATTTAGGTGGAACAAATACAAAAATTGGTGTAGTAGACTTAGAGGGTAATTTAATAATCAGTAAAATTATCAAAACTCATTCAAAACAAAAAGTTGATAAAACTTTAGAAAGAATATGGGAAACTAGTAAAGAATTGTTGGTTAAATGTGATATTCCGTTATTTTCTGTACTTGGAATAGGAATAGGAATTCCTGGACCTGTAAAGGAGCAAAGTGTAGTAGGTTTTTTTGCCAATTTTGATTGGGAAAAAAATATGAACTTAAAAGAAAAAATGGAAACATTAACAGGAATTGAAACAAGAATAGAAAATGATGCTAATATTATTGCTCAAGGAGAAGCTATTTTTGGAGCAGCTAAAGGTAAAAAATCTTCGATAACTATTGCTATAGGAACAGGAATAGGAGGAGGAATCTATTTAAATGGAAGTCTTCTTACTGGTATGTCAGGAGTAGCTGGAGAGATAGGACATATGAAAGTAGTAAAAGATGGAAAAACTTGTGGCTGTGGACAAAATGGCTGTTTTGAAGCTTATGCTTCAGCAAGTGCACTTGTAAAAGAAGCAAAAGAAAGATTAAAATTAAATGAAGATAACTTATTATATAAGGAAATTAATGGAGATTTAGATGAACTTGAAGCTAAAAATATATTTGATGCTGCAAGAAAAGGAGATCAATTTTCAAAAGATCTAATAGAATATGAAAGTGATTATTTGGCTTTGGGAATAGGAAATCTTTTAAATATTTTTAATCCAGAGTGCATAGTAATAAGTGGAGGGATTTCTTTAGCAGGAGATGAAATTTTGATACCTGTTAAAGAGAAGTTAAAAAAATATACTTTATTACCTGCTTTAGAGAATTTAGAGATAAAAACAGGAGTATTAGGAAATGAAGCTGGGGTAAAGGGAGCAGTGGCACTATTTATTTAA
- a CDS encoding MBL fold metallo-hydrolase: MKKLFKILFYLLIIVVILAISIYLFMKTPAFGALPSGKSLEKVKNSKNYIDGEFRNKEKTELLTDTKKTPIKRLLEFAFEKDPEGTVPKIALPSVKTDLKTLDPNEDLIVWFGHSSLFIQIAGKKILVDPVFSKYASPVPFSNKAFEGTNIYTVDDLPEIDVLLITHDHYDHLDYPTVKKLKDKVARVIVPLGVDAHLLRWGYDEEKITTVDWDDEVTIDENLKIYALETRHFSGREFSNRNQSLWVSYLIEEKYNAGLYRLFLSGDGGYSPRFRGFKEKFKNIDLAVMEAGQYNEEWSLIHSLPEEIIKEVQDMEVTKFFPIHNSKFKLSKHTWDEPLKKLDSFTTNTNIELLTPMIGEKLFLHKENSFTKWWENLEK; the protein is encoded by the coding sequence TTGAAAAAATTATTTAAGATATTATTTTATCTATTAATAATAGTAGTAATTTTAGCTATTTCAATATATTTGTTTATGAAAACTCCAGCTTTTGGAGCTTTACCAAGTGGAAAGAGTTTAGAAAAAGTTAAAAATTCAAAGAACTATATCGATGGTGAATTTAGAAATAAAGAAAAAACAGAACTATTAACAGATACTAAAAAAACTCCAATAAAGAGACTTTTAGAATTTGCTTTTGAAAAAGATCCTGAAGGAACAGTACCTAAGATTGCCTTACCAAGTGTGAAAACTGATTTAAAAACTTTAGATCCTAATGAAGATCTTATAGTATGGTTTGGACATTCTTCGCTTTTTATACAAATAGCAGGAAAGAAGATTTTAGTGGATCCAGTTTTTTCAAAGTATGCTTCACCTGTACCATTTTCAAATAAGGCTTTTGAAGGAACTAATATTTATACTGTTGATGATTTACCTGAGATAGATGTTTTACTTATAACTCACGATCACTACGATCATTTAGATTATCCTACAGTAAAAAAACTAAAGGACAAGGTAGCTAGAGTAATTGTTCCATTAGGAGTAGATGCACATCTTTTAAGATGGGGCTATGATGAAGAAAAAATAACAACAGTTGATTGGGATGACGAAGTTACAATAGATGAAAATTTAAAAATATATGCCTTAGAAACAAGACATTTCTCTGGAAGAGAATTTTCTAATAGAAATCAGAGTTTATGGGTTTCATATCTAATAGAAGAGAAATATAATGCTGGTTTATATAGACTGTTCTTGAGTGGAGATGGAGGTTATAGCCCAAGATTTAGAGGTTTCAAAGAAAAATTTAAAAATATTGATTTAGCAGTAATGGAGGCGGGTCAATATAATGAAGAATGGTCTTTAATACATTCTTTGCCTGAGGAGATAATAAAAGAAGTTCAAGATATGGAAGTAACAAAATTTTTTCCTATTCATAATAGTAAGTTCAAATTATCTAAGCATACTTGGGATGAACCTTTGAAGAAATTAGATAGTTTTACTACAAATACAAATATAGAATTACTTACACCAATGATAGGAGAAAAGCTTTTTTTACATAAGGAAAACAGTTTTACAAAATGGTGGGAAAATTTAGAAAAATAA